From Sceloporus undulatus isolate JIND9_A2432 ecotype Alabama chromosome 6, SceUnd_v1.1, whole genome shotgun sequence, one genomic window encodes:
- the ZSWIM9 gene encoding uncharacterized protein ZSWIM9 — protein MPRRKSNLGRRTRGAEAVRRVIVNQTEEERAAANERNRQRMAQIRAEEPAERRAARLQDARLRARRLRSAASDLRRSQQNEHNRLRVGERHQQETAVKKLMGNVVEATVLTGPFKGAMGDLCLGQEFHTWHQFSLFFDDWCEKHKVLFIIASLKPLISLRQNPPPYQPSLAETLRFRFVRLICKHSGTYVGQSTVQRNRNSEKIDCPASITLRLGPKKDCLVVTEANLEHNHFLSELEFSHHFKRHQLRASLGLPIRITNSISKRFLAPDLVWNLEDYSKAKDKGMCELLAVLDGLFKTDMSAKVKMVFQEDVAVLNSIFLATSHMHKLVQRFPARLFLERAACLNADFELYTILCQDANGRGREVAYCLARQGLPDLLIFMVASLVQSVPGIKLSVKVVTVGAGLTGLDAVEEVLPCARVQICRLQVLEALYSKASELAVPKEDQIRNLLLNLANADSPCVYSQYLSDLEDVAPDPFLQYFLERWHPHKGMWVECWAFEKNRECSFLDHFSAHRHKLLTVLSPPVALAASLKGLLDLQALHVEASTLNVAPVAELYHTVCRSDSTDLVVEELDLVPHAHYKLIESSEGYLLEGHTCSFLVSHDLATCSCSIYMAHQLPCRHIFAIRLWVGRSLFDPSLLPGVPQTLQKTTSQEKC, from the exons ATGCCTCGCAGAAAATCAAACCTAGGTCGTCGTACTCGTGGAGCGGAAGCAGTGCGACGAGTAATTGTAAATCAAACTGAGGAAGAACGGGCAGCAGCGAACGAGCGAAACAGACAAAGAATGGCTCAAATACGTGCCGAGGAACCAGCAGAGCGACGTGCGGCCAGACTTCAGGATGCACGGTTGCGAGCACGGCGATTGCGTTCTGCAGCTTCAGATCTGCGTCGTTCTCAACAGAATGAACACAACAGGTTGAGAGTGGGTGAAAGACATCAACAAGAAACAGCAGTGAAAAAATTAATGGGCAACGTCGTTGAAGCAACAGTCTTGACAGGACCTTTCAAAG GTGCAATGGGGGACTTGTGTCTGGGCCAGGAGTTCCACACTTGGCACCAGTTCAGCCTGTTTTTTGATGACTGGTGTGAAAAGCACAAGGTACTCTTCATCATTGCCAGCCTGAAGCCGCTCATCTCTCTGCGCCAGAACCCACCACCTTATCAGCCCAGCTTGGCTGAGACACTCCGCTTCCGTTTCGTGCGTCTCATCTGCAAACACAGCGGGACCTATGTTGGGCAAAGCACAGTGCAACGGAACCGCAA CAGTGAGAAGATTGACTGCCCAGCTTCCATCACTCTACGCTTAGGCCCCAAGAAGGACTGCTTGGTGGTGACTGAGGCCAACCTAGAGCACAACCACTTCTTGTCTGAGCTGGAGTTCTCCCACCACTTCAAGCGGCACCAGCTGAGGGCCAGCCTGGGGCTGCCCATCCGCATTACCAACAGCATATCGAAGCGTTTCCTGGCACCTGACCTTGTCTGGAACCTGGAGGATTATAGCAAAGCCAAAGACAAGGGCATGTGTGAGCTCCTGGCTGTTCTAGATGGTCTCTTCAAGACCGACATGAGTGCTAAGGTCAAAATGGTGTTCCAGGAGGACGTGGCTGTCCTCAATAGCATCTTCCTGGCCACCTCACACATGCACAAACTAGTGCAGCGCTTCCCGGCTCGTCTTTTTCTGGAACGTGCTGCATGTCTCAATGCAGACTTTGAGCTTTATACAATATTGTGTCAAGATGCCAATGGACGTGGTCGGGAGGTGGCTTATTGCCTGGCACGCCAGGGGCTGCCTGACCTTCTTATATTTATGGTGGCGTCCTTGGTACAGAGTGTCCCGGGCATAAAATTGAGTGTGAAGGTGGTCACGGTCGGGGCTGGTTTGACTGGGCTGGATGCAGTAGAGGAGGTGTTGCCTTGTGCCCGGGTACAGATCTGTCGCCTTCAGGTCTTGGAGGCCCTCTACAGCAAGGCCTCTGAACTGGCAGTGCCAAAGGAAGACCAGATCCGTAACTTGCTGCTCAACCTGGCAAATGCTGACTCTCCTTGCGTCTACAGCCAGTACCTGAGTGACTTGGAAGATGTGGCTCCAGACCCCTTTTTGCAGTACTTCCTAGAGCGCTGGCACCCCCACAAGGGCATGTGGGTAGAGTGTTGGGCCTTTGAGAAGAACAGAGAATGCTCCTTCCTGGACCACTTTAGTGCCCATCGCCATAAGCTTCTGACAGTGCTCAGCCCCCCTGTGGCACTGGCTGCCTCTCTCAAAGGCCTGCTGGATCTCCAGGCCCTACATGTGGAGGCATCAACACTCAATGTGGCACCTGTGGCAGAGCTGTACCACACTGTCTGCCGGTCTGACAGCACTGACCTGGTTGTTGAGGAACTGGACCTGGTGCCCCACGCTCACTACAAGCTGATAGAGTCGTCTGAGGGATACCTCTTGGAAGGCCACACCTGCTCTTTTCTGGTGAGCCATGACCTGGCTACTTGCAGCTGCTCCATTTACATGGCTCACCAGCTTCCTTGCAGACACATCTTTGCCATACGCCTTTGGGTTGGAAGGTCTCTCTTCGACCCCAGCCTGCTGCCTGGCGTGCCACAAACACTTCAAAAAACCACAAGCCAGGAGAAATGCTAG
- the LIG1 gene encoding DNA ligase 1 isoform X1 → MQSTIRSFFQPVARANPGKEIEENNHLEEEPTPKKKSVNSEQTVNGTALCADFSRNPAAKKGEDEENSRKTEEKDTQADESKLESVCVPEQNNPAESISPSTSPAPSNSLSPSSIPRRKTARKQVPKRKAQEEVNSYNNSEEALSAKRQKGDDDGDGPNGELDERPMEVEEEKVKDESSKQIKHEAETEAEEEKMLTSKPSNKPISSFFAPRKASVKADKNQPPGLEENVPPAKSHSEVSNHELNSLAGDSLKPSLTLEPSEYNPAKNNYHPVHDACWGPGQRVPYLAVARTFEWIEQESARLKIIETLSNLFRSVIALSPEDLLPCVYLCLNRLGPAYEGLELGIGKTILMKALAQATGRQLDQIKAEAAEKGDLGLVAESSRTTQGTMFAPPKLGAAAVFGKLQAIGRMMGSSSMNKKIDIIKSLFVACRHSEARYIARSLEGKLRIGLAEQSVLSALAQAASLTPPGQKFPPEVLDAAKGKSAETRKAWLDERALIVKQAFCELPNYDTIVPVLLEHGVESLPQHCKITPGIPLKPMLAHPTKGIGEVLKRFEEAAFTCEYKYDGERAQIHILENGEVHIYSRNQENNTTKYPDIVSRIPKVKKSSVQSCILDAEAVAWDPDSKQIQPFQVLTTRKRKDVDAEDIRVQVCVYAFDMLYLNGQSLVREPLSQRRALLRDSFTEVEGQFLFATSMDTSNTDEIAEFLERSIKDSCEGLMVKTLEVDATYEIAKRSHNWLKLKKDYLEGVGDTLDLVVIGAYLGKGKRAGTYGGFLLACYDEESEEFQSICKIGTGFTDEDLEKLHTSLKDHVIPQPRPYYRWGGTADPDHWLESQHVWEVKCADLSISPVHRAATGLVDEEKGISLRFPRFLRIREDKKPEEATTSAQVAEMYRKQQQIQNQQSVEKGDDDFY, encoded by the exons ATGCAGAGCACGATAAG ATCATTCTTCCAGCCAGTAGCCCGAGCAAATCCTGGAAAAGAGATAGAAGAAAATAACCATCTAGAAGAAGAGCCCACCCCCAAAAA GAAATCAGTAAATTCTGAACAGACAGTAAATGGTACAGCACTGTGTGCAGATTTCTCAAGGAATCCAGCAGCCAAAAAAGGTGAAGATGAAGAAAATTctaggaaaacagaagaaaaggatACACAAGCTGATGAAAGCAAACTG gaatctgtcTGTGTTCCTGAACAGAATAATCCTGCAGAGAGCATCTCCCCAAGCACTAGCCCAGCTCCCTCTAATTCACTCTCACCTTCTAGCATTCCACGACGCAAAACTg CCCGCAAGCAGGTCCCTAAACGTAAAGCACAGGAAGAAGTCAACAGTTATAATAATTCTGAGGAAGCTCTTAGTGCCAAAAGGCAGAAAGGAGATGATGATGGAGATG GTCCAAATGGAGAGCTGGATGAGAGACCCATGGAAGTGGAAGAAGAGAAAGTCAAAGATGAGAGTTCAAAACAGATAAAGCATGAAGCagagacagaagcagaggaagagaaaatgcTGACATCCAAGCCATCCAACAAGCCCATCTCTAGCTTTTTTG CCCCCAGGAAAGCCTCTGTGAAAGCAGACAAAAATCAGCCACCTGGGTTGGAAGAAAATGTGCCTCCAGCAAAGAGTCACAGCGAAGTCAGTAACCACGAATTAAATAGCTTGGCTGGAGA TTCTCTGAAGCCTTCACTCACACTTGAGCCTTCAGAGTACAACCCAGCAAAGAACAACTATCATCCTGTCCACGATGCTTGTTGGGGTCCTGGTCAGAG GGTACCATACTTGGCTGTGGCTCGTACCTTTGAGTGGATTGAACAAGAGTCTGCCCG GTTGAAAATTATAGAGACACTGAGCAATCTGTTTCGCTCTGTGATTGCCCTGTCTCCAGAAGACCTGCTGCCCTGTGTCTATCTTTGTCTAAATCGGCTAGGTCCAGCATACGAGGGGCTAGAACtgggaattggcaaaaccattcTCATGAAAGCTTTGGCTCAGGCCACAG GTCGACAGCTGGATCAGATCAAGGCAGAGGCAGCTGAGAAAGGAGATCTAGGATTAGTTGCTGAAAGCAGCCGCACCACACAAGGCACCATGTTTGCCCCACCGAAGCTTGGTGCTGCTGCAGTCTTTGGCAAACTGCAAGCAATTGGGCGCATGATGGGGAGCTCT TCCATGAACAAGAAAATTGACATTATCAAGTCCTTGTTTGTTGCCTGTCGCCATTCAGAGGCTCGTTACATTGCTCG ATCACTAGAAGGGAAGCTGCGGATTGGGTTAGCAGAACAATCTGTTCTGTCAGCTTTGGCCCAGGCAGCATCACTCACTCCTCCAGGACAAA AATTCCCCCCAGAAGTTCTGGATGCTGCAAAGGGCAAATCTGCAGAGACCCGCAAAGCCTGGCTAGATGAGAGAGCTTTGATTGTTAAGCAAGCCTTCTG tgaGCTGCCAAATTATGACACCATTGTACCTGTCCTCTTAGAGCATGGCGTGGAGAGCTTGCCTCAGCACTGCAAAATCACACCAG GAATCCCCCTGAAGCCCATGCTGGCTCACCCAACCAAAGGAATTGGAGAGGTATTAAAGCGTTTTGAGGAGGCAGCTTTTACTTGTGAATATAAGTATGATGGGGAGCGAGCACAG ATCCACATTCTGGAGAACGGAGAAGTACATATCTACAGCCGGAACCAAGAGAACAACACAACCAAATATCCTGACATTGTCAGCCGTATCCCCAAG GTTAAAAAGAGTTCTGTACAGTCATGCATCTTGGATGCTGAGGCTGTGGCCTGGGATCCTGATTCTAAACAGATCCAGCCATTCCAGGTGTTGACTACCCGGAAGCGTAAG GATGTGGATGCTGAAGATATCCGAGTGCAGGTTTGCGTGTATGCATTTGACATGCTCTACCTCAATGGGCAG TCTTTGGTCCGGGAACCCCTATCCCAGCGCCGAGCCCTACTGCGTGATTCCTTCACTGAGGTTGAAGGTCAGTTCCTCTTTGCAACCTCCATGGATACTAGTAATACAGATGAGATTGCTGAATTCCTGGAACGCTCCATCAAAG ACTCTTGTGAGGGGCTAATGGTGAAAACACTAGAAGTGGATGCCACATATGAAATTGCAAAGAGATCCCACAACTGGTTGAAG CTGAAAAAAGATTATCTGGAAGGTGTGGGGGACACTCTGGACCTGGTTGTGATTGGTGCCTACTTGGGCAAGGGCAAACGTGCAGGCACATATGGCGGTTTCCTTCTGGCTTGTTACGATGAGGAAAGTGAAGAGTTCCAGAGCATCTGCAAG ATCGGCACTGGTTTTACAGATGAGGACCTCGAGAAACTCCATACCTCTCTCAAG GACCATGTGATTCCACAGCCACGGCCATACTACCGCTGGGGTGGGACAGCAGATCCTGACCACTGGCTGGAGTCCCAGCATGTCTGGGAAGTGAAATGTGCAGACCTATCCATTTCTCCTGTCCACAGAGCAGCAACTGGATTG GTGGATGAAGAAAAGGGCATCTCTCTACGCTTCCCCAGATTCCTACGCATCCGAGAGGATAAGAAACCAGAGGAAGCTACTACCAGTGCTCAG gTGGCTGAGATGTACAGGAAACAGCAACAGATCCAGAATCAGCAGTCAGTGGAAAAAGGAGATGATGACTTTTACTAA
- the LIG1 gene encoding DNA ligase 1 isoform X2, whose product MEVEEEKVKDESSKQIKHEAETEAEEEKMLTSKPSNKPISSFFAPRKASVKADKNQPPGLEENVPPAKSHSEVSNHELNSLAGDSLKPSLTLEPSEYNPAKNNYHPVHDACWGPGQRVPYLAVARTFEWIEQESARLKIIETLSNLFRSVIALSPEDLLPCVYLCLNRLGPAYEGLELGIGKTILMKALAQATGRQLDQIKAEAAEKGDLGLVAESSRTTQGTMFAPPKLGAAAVFGKLQAIGRMMGSSSMNKKIDIIKSLFVACRHSEARYIARSLEGKLRIGLAEQSVLSALAQAASLTPPGQKFPPEVLDAAKGKSAETRKAWLDERALIVKQAFCELPNYDTIVPVLLEHGVESLPQHCKITPGIPLKPMLAHPTKGIGEVLKRFEEAAFTCEYKYDGERAQIHILENGEVHIYSRNQENNTTKYPDIVSRIPKVKKSSVQSCILDAEAVAWDPDSKQIQPFQVLTTRKRKDVDAEDIRVQVCVYAFDMLYLNGQSLVREPLSQRRALLRDSFTEVEGQFLFATSMDTSNTDEIAEFLERSIKDSCEGLMVKTLEVDATYEIAKRSHNWLKLKKDYLEGVGDTLDLVVIGAYLGKGKRAGTYGGFLLACYDEESEEFQSICKIGTGFTDEDLEKLHTSLKDHVIPQPRPYYRWGGTADPDHWLESQHVWEVKCADLSISPVHRAATGLVDEEKGISLRFPRFLRIREDKKPEEATTSAQVAEMYRKQQQIQNQQSVEKGDDDFY is encoded by the exons ATGGAAGTGGAAGAAGAGAAAGTCAAAGATGAGAGTTCAAAACAGATAAAGCATGAAGCagagacagaagcagaggaagagaaaatgcTGACATCCAAGCCATCCAACAAGCCCATCTCTAGCTTTTTTG CCCCCAGGAAAGCCTCTGTGAAAGCAGACAAAAATCAGCCACCTGGGTTGGAAGAAAATGTGCCTCCAGCAAAGAGTCACAGCGAAGTCAGTAACCACGAATTAAATAGCTTGGCTGGAGA TTCTCTGAAGCCTTCACTCACACTTGAGCCTTCAGAGTACAACCCAGCAAAGAACAACTATCATCCTGTCCACGATGCTTGTTGGGGTCCTGGTCAGAG GGTACCATACTTGGCTGTGGCTCGTACCTTTGAGTGGATTGAACAAGAGTCTGCCCG GTTGAAAATTATAGAGACACTGAGCAATCTGTTTCGCTCTGTGATTGCCCTGTCTCCAGAAGACCTGCTGCCCTGTGTCTATCTTTGTCTAAATCGGCTAGGTCCAGCATACGAGGGGCTAGAACtgggaattggcaaaaccattcTCATGAAAGCTTTGGCTCAGGCCACAG GTCGACAGCTGGATCAGATCAAGGCAGAGGCAGCTGAGAAAGGAGATCTAGGATTAGTTGCTGAAAGCAGCCGCACCACACAAGGCACCATGTTTGCCCCACCGAAGCTTGGTGCTGCTGCAGTCTTTGGCAAACTGCAAGCAATTGGGCGCATGATGGGGAGCTCT TCCATGAACAAGAAAATTGACATTATCAAGTCCTTGTTTGTTGCCTGTCGCCATTCAGAGGCTCGTTACATTGCTCG ATCACTAGAAGGGAAGCTGCGGATTGGGTTAGCAGAACAATCTGTTCTGTCAGCTTTGGCCCAGGCAGCATCACTCACTCCTCCAGGACAAA AATTCCCCCCAGAAGTTCTGGATGCTGCAAAGGGCAAATCTGCAGAGACCCGCAAAGCCTGGCTAGATGAGAGAGCTTTGATTGTTAAGCAAGCCTTCTG tgaGCTGCCAAATTATGACACCATTGTACCTGTCCTCTTAGAGCATGGCGTGGAGAGCTTGCCTCAGCACTGCAAAATCACACCAG GAATCCCCCTGAAGCCCATGCTGGCTCACCCAACCAAAGGAATTGGAGAGGTATTAAAGCGTTTTGAGGAGGCAGCTTTTACTTGTGAATATAAGTATGATGGGGAGCGAGCACAG ATCCACATTCTGGAGAACGGAGAAGTACATATCTACAGCCGGAACCAAGAGAACAACACAACCAAATATCCTGACATTGTCAGCCGTATCCCCAAG GTTAAAAAGAGTTCTGTACAGTCATGCATCTTGGATGCTGAGGCTGTGGCCTGGGATCCTGATTCTAAACAGATCCAGCCATTCCAGGTGTTGACTACCCGGAAGCGTAAG GATGTGGATGCTGAAGATATCCGAGTGCAGGTTTGCGTGTATGCATTTGACATGCTCTACCTCAATGGGCAG TCTTTGGTCCGGGAACCCCTATCCCAGCGCCGAGCCCTACTGCGTGATTCCTTCACTGAGGTTGAAGGTCAGTTCCTCTTTGCAACCTCCATGGATACTAGTAATACAGATGAGATTGCTGAATTCCTGGAACGCTCCATCAAAG ACTCTTGTGAGGGGCTAATGGTGAAAACACTAGAAGTGGATGCCACATATGAAATTGCAAAGAGATCCCACAACTGGTTGAAG CTGAAAAAAGATTATCTGGAAGGTGTGGGGGACACTCTGGACCTGGTTGTGATTGGTGCCTACTTGGGCAAGGGCAAACGTGCAGGCACATATGGCGGTTTCCTTCTGGCTTGTTACGATGAGGAAAGTGAAGAGTTCCAGAGCATCTGCAAG ATCGGCACTGGTTTTACAGATGAGGACCTCGAGAAACTCCATACCTCTCTCAAG GACCATGTGATTCCACAGCCACGGCCATACTACCGCTGGGGTGGGACAGCAGATCCTGACCACTGGCTGGAGTCCCAGCATGTCTGGGAAGTGAAATGTGCAGACCTATCCATTTCTCCTGTCCACAGAGCAGCAACTGGATTG GTGGATGAAGAAAAGGGCATCTCTCTACGCTTCCCCAGATTCCTACGCATCCGAGAGGATAAGAAACCAGAGGAAGCTACTACCAGTGCTCAG gTGGCTGAGATGTACAGGAAACAGCAACAGATCCAGAATCAGCAGTCAGTGGAAAAAGGAGATGATGACTTTTACTAA
- the LOC121935758 gene encoding cyclic AMP-dependent transcription factor ATF-5-like, with product MSFVAALTLDLDLDLTMIPASSMACRPELLKHRLPHAGHCELLAGPVEEGFALNVEHHRLTGDGFSDWMTERTDLATLLSVSGEPSLLSLPSPPAPDLEAMASLLKKELEQMEDYFLEESLSPDQVAPSTPPSDGNFQFPFGDGFQPLDHHCTPAPLQTLDSSCFELLELYGRETPTEPPFQGSDVHVPVQQPPAPAPKGDRRQKKRDQNKTAALRYRQRKRAEHEALGDECQVLEARNRELREKAESIEREIQYVKDLLIEVYKARSQRLRTTPEGQGSVP from the exons ATGTCCTTCGTGGCGGCACTGACCCTGGACCTGGACTTAGATCTGACCATGATCCCAGCTAGCAGCATGGCCTGCAGGCCGGAGCTGCTCAAGCACCGGCTGCCCCACGCCGGTCACTGTGAGCTGCTAGCCGGGCCTGTGGAGGAGGGCTTTGCCCTCAACGTGGAGCATCATCGGCTCACAG GCGATGGCTTCTCAGACTGGATGACGGAGCGCACAGATCTGGCCACGCTCCTGAGTGTGTCAGGGGAGCCCTCGCTGCTCTCACTGCCCTCCCCTCCCGCTCCGGACCTGGAGGCCATGGCCTCACTGCTCAAGAAAGAGTTGGAGCAGATGGAGGATTATTTCTTGGAGGAGTCACTCTCACCAGACCAGGTAGCACCCAGCACCCCTCCCTCTGATGGGAATTTCCAGTTTCCCTTTGGTGATGGATTCCAACCCCTGGACCATCACTGCACACCTGCTCCCTTGCAGACCTTGGATTCAAGTTGCTTTGAGTTACTGGAGCTCTATGGTAGAGAGACACCTACTGAGCCCCCTTTTCAGGGCAGTGATGTCCATGTCCCAGTACAACAGCCACCTGCACCAGCACCCAAGGGGGACCGGCGCCAGAAGAAGCGAGACCAGAACAAGACAGCAGCCCTGCGCTACCGTCAGCGCAAACGGGCTGAACATGAAGCACTAGGGGATGAGTGCCAGGTCCTCGAGGCACGCAACCGTGAACTGCGTGAAAAAGCAGAATCTATTGAGAGAGAAATCCAGTATGTCAAAGACCTGCTCATTGAAGTCTATAAGGCACGAAGTCAGCGCCTGCGTACCACCCCTGAAGGGCAAGGATCTGTGCCTTAA